The nucleotide window TGGTCGTCCATGAGGTTTTGACTCGCTGACTTCATCTCTGTTTTTCCTTTGATCAAATCTCCTACTACGTGGGCCATTTTCGCCGAGCGTTACGTGGGgtgtttcaaaatcaaaacttacCAAATCTACGATCCATGAGCCAGAGTTACcgcttaaaagttaaaactttGGCAGTGAAACCAAAATCCAAAGCAAAAAATTAAGCAATTAATCTACACAAACAAAAAGGGGTATCAAGCACTTTTACACCTCTTTGTCACTGGTCTTTCTTCTCATGGCCACCGCGTTATTCCATGCGTCGAGCACCGAGCTTTGCGCCGGAGCCGACTACAAAACTCTCTGTCGGTCCATCGGGGAAGAGCCAAAACCCCATACGCGGCGGCGGAGGCCATCGTCAAGCGACTCACTTCCGAGACCAAGAAAGCAAAAGCGTCCGCCGCTAAGCTCCCCAAAAGGACGCCTGAGTTTGCACGTCTCTGTATAGAGACGCCATTACCGACCTGGAGACGAGCGTGGAAGATATAAGGAGCCGTGACGTAGGCAGCTTCAACGTCAGTCTCTCGGCCGTTAGGAGCAACTGCGAGACGTGCAAAGACTCGTATGTAGAAATGGACAAGAAGTTTCCTCTTGCCAAACAGAACACACTCGTCCGGCAATTGACTAGCACTGGTTTGGTTTGTATATTTCAAATCTGATGAACTAAGGGGATCATATAGATTCAGATTGTATGTATCTGCTTTAAATTTAATAAAGAAAGGAAGTTCAGGATTAAATGGTCATATTTGCATTAAGAAAACAATCTTGCAACATAGTATGAAATCATTATGATGTCTATATTGCACTTCATATTAGGAGTCAATGTACTATGACTTCATATTGTTTTCAAGTTACTGTAACGTGTCGGCCCTTCCTGATTTTTAGTTTCGTGGATTTGATTCATTTAGGGAAATTCGTCAAaatagtgtctgaacttttccagactattaattttcatatctATACTTTGAAAAGTGTCataatggtacctgaagttttggccccgacccaattttcgtacctagcaacagtaaaatCGTCAACGGCGTTAAATTTTGAGGGGTAAATCTGGAACTTCAGGTATtctcgaccaaaaaaaaaaaaaaaaagagctggCTATAGCTCGAACTGTGCAGCCTAACTCGCGATTTGCAATTGCCatgtctttctttcttcttcttcttcttcgaattGCTGCTACATCGAACCAAGGACaaagcgctctctctctctctctctctctctctctctctctctctctctctctctctctctctctctctctctctctctctctctctctctctctctctcgacttcATGCCTCACTCCACTGGTGAACCCAAACCCGGCCACAACCCTCTCCAGATGCGCCCACCCACGGAGGTGTCTCTGCGCCCCCGAATTTGATTCAACCCTTTCTACTATTTCGATTTCGATTCTGATTTGTTTTTGCAGGAGTTGGCAAATCATGCCTTCTTCTTCAGTTCACCGACAAGGCGGCAAGTTTTTGAGCGCCGGCCTCGATGAGAAAGATCTCCGATCTGGGGCGGCTGGAGAGACAGCCTCGACGAGAACAATCTCCTATTTTCTGGTCGGCTGGAGCGCTGGCCTCGACTAGCGCCGCTTCGACTCTGCCTCCAGAATCGCCACCGTCTCCGCCGCCGACGACTCCTCCTCCGATGCGGAAGCAACATTCAAATCCATAGGCACGCCTTCGTCTCCCTCAAGCCCTTCAATTCTAGGCAGAAAATCCAAGTAGTCCAAGAACCCTACTTTGTGAAATGAGCATCATCAGTTCACTTTTCTTTGTTgatctgatttggaatttacATCCATTTCAGTGGGTTTAGTTCACTAGTGTTTGTTCAGACTGCAGGACCAGCAGCTGGGACGAATTGGTGAAGCCCAGAAGGTGTTCGATCAAATGCCTGAGAGAGATGGTTTTGCGTGGACTACAATGGTTTCTTCTCATACTCGTGTAGCCGTGTAGGGAATATGATTTCGGCGAGGACATTGTTTGATGAGATGATAGAAAGGTGTACAGCTACTTGGAATACTATGATCGACGGCTATGTGAGACTTGGTAATGTGGAGTCTGCAGATTTGTTGTTTAATCAAATGCCCATCAGGGATTTGATCTCGTGGAATCAATTGTTATTCTCAGAACAAGATATTTGGAGAAGCATTAGCAATGTTTAATGATACAAGGTGGGTTGAGAGAATTCATGGCTGAGATTTTGAGGATGGGGAGACTGTAGGATAAGAATTTGGTCCAAATGCGAGGGTGGTGTGGAGAATTTGGTCCAGAAGAGAGAACAAAGCGTGAAGTTGCAGAGAGATAGGAGGATGAATACTGAAGTTCCAGATTTAACCCTCAAAATTTAACGCTGTTGACGACTTTATTGTTGCTAGGTACGAAAATTGGGTCGGGGccaaaacttcaggtaccattatgacatttttcaaagtacaggtatgaaaattaatagtctggaaaagttcagacactgtttgaaCGAATTTCCCGATTCATTTATGAAAGGAGGATGAGATATGCACCATTAAACACCTAGTGTTGGGTTTTCCTAATCTTCAGTTTCGATTGTTGATTTGATTCATATATAGTCATTATTTAGTGTCAACCAATATAGTCATTATTAAATCTAAAAGGTACAAGCATCAGTCCATTATTTGGAGCTAGGTATTGGTTTAAGCTTCCAGCTATATATCATTTGGAGCTAGCTTTAGGTTTGAAGCTTTAAGCTTCTTACAGACTTACAGTTGATGCAGTACGTACTAGCTAGTTAAACATGTACCGTTGGTGAAACCTCATCAGAGGTCCTGGTTAAAGAGTCAGACTTTCCCCTTTCGCTTCTGCTGTTCTCAGCGAATTTCACACTTGCACAATGAAAACCTTTCTCCTTCTCCACTGAAGTCCATTCGGACATGTAGTACTCCTCTTCAGTGGCAGTGTTTATAGATGATGGACCACTTAGCATTCCACCCCATTGCGGGAAATGTATTAGAGTCATTGGGAGAGTGCAGCACATGATCATGACCCCCATTAGAGTAATCCCTGTTTCTTTCGAATACTTGGTTCCTTTGAAGAAAATAAGTTGGGTCAGAACTGCACCCAAGCTTCCACCACCCCCTGTCATACCAGAGATGACACCTAGTGACCTGAAAATGAGATTCAAATTACAGTCAAGCCTAATCATGCACAAATGGATTTGCACATGTAATCTTAAACCGGAGGACAAAATATCATATCTATCAATGGTCTGAAAACATACAATAATGACTGATGACATATCAAGTAACAATTGCACACCTATATCAAATACACTACTAAACCGTCTAAACATTATCAAATactatatatttctatataaaaaAGTAACAATTCGATAACTAAACATAATCCTATGTACTTAGAGTGAATCAAATATGAAAACTGCATTGATCATCATATTGGGACATCAATATAGCATAAACTAAAGTAATTTTAATGTGTCAAAGTTGAAAACGTACCTTCTGGAAACAAAAGGTACCACTCCATATGTAAGCCCACAAGCACTTTGGCAACACAAGGAGAACAAAACCATGACACCAATAGAAGCCTTCAGAGAACCAACTCTCCCAAGAATCACACAGAACACACCCCCCAAAGTTTGCAGCACCCACAGAGTCCACAGCCTCCCCCTCATCCCAAACCTCCTCGCCATCAAATCTGATAAAACCCCTCCTGTCGGTCTAGAAACAATATTGGCCAACCCGAAAGTCGCCGCTATAATCCCTGCAGTGTGAAGCTTGAGATTGAATCTGTCGTAAAAGTACTCAGCTATGATATTGTCCACAGTGAGCTCAACCCCAAAGCAATAGCCATAAGTCAATGCCAGAATCCACCCTCTGTAATTTTTAACCCCATGCCAGAAAACAGTCGAAAACTTGTCTTTCGGTTTGTCACCGGACTTCTCCAACCGGTGGAAGTTACCGTCCGGCATATCCTGCCCGAACAGCAAAATGGCAAATGCGGAGAGCACCTGAAACACGGCAGGGATTTGGAACGCTATTCGCCAAGCAGTGAACTTGGCAGCGCCAACGTTATGTTGAATGAGGCCAAACACAAGTGGCATGATCAGCTGCGTCGCACCACCACCAAAGTTTCCCCAACCGCCGGCGAAGCCATTTGCCGTGCCGACCACCGGAGGCGAAAACATAGAGCTCATCCAGAACATGGTTGGAACAAAGTTGGCCAAAGAGATGCCGACGCAAAAACGCaataagagaaaagaaatgggGGATGAGGCCATTGAGAATAAGAAGACAGCTGGTGCAGTGAGGAGTAGGAGTGAGGCAGAGGCGAGACGCGGTCCGAATAAGTCGGAGAGAGTCCCCATTGCTATTCGGGCAAAGACTGCGCCGGAGACAGAAGCGATTCCGGCGTTGCCGATGTCGGTGGTGGTGAGGTTGAGGTTGTCCCGGATGACGGGGAGTAGAGGTGCTGCGGCAAAAGTGGTGAGGAAGCATGAGAAGTATGAGAACCAAGCTAAGTGAAAGGCTCGCATGTGCGGTTTGGCTATGGAGAAGATTTTGAACTCTGTTGCCTTGTGATCAGAGTCCACAGTCAGAGCAAACTTTGGGGACTCGGACTGGAATTCCATGACAGGATTTTGCTACAAATTAAGGAAAGGTAATTAGTTAGCTATTGGGGTATAGAAGAAGATGGAATTTTGAAGTTATATGGACAAATTATAAGTACGTGAAGAGACTACCTAACACCATATTCTTAATTCATATGTGGTAATCTCTTAGAATGTGATGTAACTATAGTTTAGGAATACTACGAGGATTAATGCATGCAATGACGTTTAAATATTAGAAAACAGAAACTTAATTGTTTGTATTATATACAAATCAACTGCTAGCACCTCTGACTTTCACAATAACACCTGATACAGCATCTCGAAAAAGAAGAGAGTTACCCTCGTATACGGGGGAGGTATCCCtatttatatataaaggacTGGGAGATCACTCGTATATTATCATGTGCTCTCCCCATCACTATTGAGTGGGAAACTCCTCCACTTATAACCCATAAGTTTGTACTTAATTAGTTGGTAAACGCATATGATTTAGTTGCATGTATGttcatatttcattattaaggTACTCATGGAATGGATCGGACAGTGGTGAAGACGATAGAGGTCCCTTTTTCATCCCAACCAATGAAAGGTGACTAATTTGTCTGAAGTCAGACCTCACAAACTAACATATATAGAACTCTAAGTgatcacaaatccacaaaaaaATTACCTAACTGGTTAAACTTTTCCACTTGAGAACTTTTACCAGAGCGCTAATCAGTGGATGTCATGGGATATGCTTGATTTCATGTTCGACTATATATACTTAAGTTCAAAGTAAGCTGGACCGAATCATTTAAATTCTTTGTAGTTTGTCTCATCGATCTCTTTATAGATTATTATGATCGAAACTCTTTGTTAGTCAATAATGACTAAATCGTACGCGTTCGGTAATATTTGAACTGACGAAGAACAATTTGTTTGATAAACAGTTAAATAACTATACAATATACGATAAAATTGACGCCTTTCAACAAAATAGGGAAAGAAAATTTAGAAGTTTGCCCTTGGCCCCTTGCGCGTAGTGTCCTATAAACCAAACAATAACATTAGGAGATTGCCACTTGGGCTTGCAAAAGATGGGGCTCGTCCTTTGGGCCTGGAGCAAAGGGTCGGGCTTAGCAACCTGTGTAATATTGAAGGCCTGCTTCCGCTAAATGATAAGGCCGGCATCGATCAAATCATACTTCATAACTTTCAATTCCCAATTCTTCTGGCAATATAATCAATAAAGCTCTACTGGCTAAGCAGAGATATGAAGTTATTCAATAAAGCTCTGCTGGCTAAGCAGGGTTGGAGATTAGTAAGAAGGCCAGAATCTCTACCTGCACGGGTACTCAAAGCCAAGTTCTTTCTTGATACGGGTTTCATGCGAGCTGGATTGAAGAAGGGGTCTTCATTTACATGGAGAAGTATCTTCAAAGGTAGAGAGCTGTTGTGCAAGGGTTTAAGAGTTCAAGTTGGGA belongs to Rosa chinensis cultivar Old Blush chromosome 4, RchiOBHm-V2, whole genome shotgun sequence and includes:
- the LOC112199633 gene encoding high affinity nitrate transporter 2.5, producing the protein MEFQSESPKFALTVDSDHKATEFKIFSIAKPHMRAFHLAWFSYFSCFLTTFAAAPLLPVIRDNLNLTTTDIGNAGIASVSGAVFARIAMGTLSDLFGPRLASASLLLLTAPAVFLFSMASSPISFLLLRFCVGISLANFVPTMFWMSSMFSPPVVGTANGFAGGWGNFGGGATQLIMPLVFGLIQHNVGAAKFTAWRIAFQIPAVFQVLSAFAILLFGQDMPDGNFHRLEKSGDKPKDKFSTVFWHGVKNYRGWILALTYGYCFGVELTVDNIIAEYFYDRFNLKLHTAGIIAATFGLANIVSRPTGGVLSDLMARRFGMRGRLWTLWVLQTLGGVFCVILGRVGSLKASIGVMVLFSLCCQSACGLTYGVVPFVSRRSLGVISGMTGGGGSLGAVLTQLIFFKGTKYSKETGITLMGVMIMCCTLPMTLIHFPQWGGMLSGPSSINTATEEEYYMSEWTSVEKEKGFHCASVKFAENSRSERGKSDSLTRTSDEVSPTVHV